DNA sequence from the Acidimicrobiales bacterium genome:
CCACCGGGCTCGGCGACGCGATGAAGGGTCTCGAGATCGCATCGCTCGAGACGAAGCTGGCCGAGCGGGGTTGGTAGCACCGACCGTCGGCGTGCTGGCCCTCCAGGGCGCCTTCGCGGCTCACGCCGCCATTCTCCGATCGCTCGGGGCGAACACCGTCGAGGTCCGCACGGGCGAGCAGTTGAGCGCCGTCGACGCGCTCGTCGTCCCCGGCGGCGAGTCGACCACCATGTCGATGCTGCTCGAACGGTCCGGCATGCTCGAACCCCTGGCGGCACGGGTCTCGGACGGGCTGCCGACGTTCGGCACGTGCGCGGGCATGATCCTCATGGCCGCCGAGATCAGCGACGGGCGCCCCGACCAGCATGCGCTCGGCGCCGTCGACATCGCGGTCGCCCGCAACGGCTACGGCCGCCAGATCGACTCGTTCGAATCCGACCTCGACGTCACCGGCCTCGATGCGCCGTTCCACGCCGTGTTCATCCGGGCCCCGCGGGTCCAGCGGGCGGGGACCGACGTCGAGGTGCTCGCCGCGGTCGACGGCGACCCCGTGCTCTGTCGCCAGGGCAACGTGCTCGTGTCGGCCTTTCATCCCGAACTGTCGGGCGACGATCGCATCCACCGCCAGTGGTTGGCCGACGCCTCGGCCTGAGCCGATACATTCGGTCGCATGAGTGGTCATTCCAAGTGGGCAACGATCAAGCACAAGAAGGGCGCCGCCGACGCGAAGCGGGGCAAGCTCTTCGCCAAGCTGATCAAGCAGGTCGAGGTGGCCGCCCGCACCGGCGGTGGCGACCTCGAATCGAATCCGACGCTGCGCACGATGTTCCAGAAGGCCCGCGACAACAGCGTGCCGCTCGACACGATCGAGCGCGCCGTCAAGCGGGGAACCGGCGAACTCGAAGGCGTCAACTACGAGACCATCACCTACGAGGGATATGCCCCTGGTGGCGTGGCGCTGCTGATCGAGTGCCTCACCGACAATCGCAACCGGACCTCGGGCGACATCCGCTCGACCCTGTCCAAGAACGGGGGCTCGCTGGCCGAGCCGGGTGCCGTCGCCTGGCAGTTCGAACGCAAGGGCGTCGTACTCGTGCCCAGCTCGGTCGCCGAAGACGACCTGATGCTCGTCGCCCTCGATGCCGGGGCCGACGACATCGTCGACGAAGGCGAGATGTGGCGGGTCACCTCGCCGCCGACCGACCTCAACACCGTGCGCGACGCGCTCGACGAGGCCGGCGTGCCCGTCGAGTCCGCCGACCTGGTGATGCTGCCGACGTCGACGGTCGAGATGACCGAGGTGGGCGACGTCAAGAAGCTCATCAACCTGATGGACCTGCTCGACGACCTCGACGACGTCCAGGACGTCCACGGCAACATGGACGCCCCCGACGACGTCATGGAAGCCGCCCAGCTCGACTGACGCGCCCGGGACAGGCGGTGTCAGACACCCGTCCCGCGGGGCGTCAACCGGCGGGCTTGCCGGTCGACCCGAGGTCGGCTCGGTAGCATCGCCCGATGTCATCACTCGGCCGTGTTGTGTCCTACGCCGACCTCGAGAGCGCCCGTGATCGCATCGCCGGCGCGGTCGAGTACACCCCGCTCACCCACTCGCTGACCCTGAGCGAGATCTGCGGCGTCGACGTGTGGCTGAAGTTCGAGAACCTCCAGTACACGGGCTCGTTCAAAGGCCGGGGGGCTCGCAACCGCCTGCTCGACGTCGAGCCCGGCCGTGGCGTGATCGCGATGTCGGCCGGAAACCACGCGCAGGGTGTCGCCCATCACGGCGCGCTTCTCGGCCTCGAGACCACGATCGTCATGCCGGCGAACACGCCGTTCGTGAAGGTGGCCCGCACCCGGGATCTCGGCGCCACCGTGGAGCTCGCCGGCGCCGACGTGATGGAGTCGGCCGCTCGGGCCCGTGAGCTGGCGGTCGAACGAGACCTCGAGTTCATCCATCCGTTCGACGACCCGGCCGTGATCGCCGGGGCCGGCACGGTCGGACTCGAGATGCTCGAACAGAACCCGGGTCTCGACGTGTTGGTCGCCGCCGTCGGTGGCGGGGGCCTTGCCTCAGGCCTCGCCGTGGCGGCGAGCGCGCACGATCGACCGGTCGAGGTCGTCGGTGTGCAGAGCCATCGCTATCCGCACATGGCCGATGCGCTCGCCGGTCGGCCGTCCACGGCGATGGCCGGGTCCACCGTGGCCGACGGCATCGCCGTCTCCGAGCCGGGTGCCCTCACGCAGGCGATCCTGGCCGCCCACGGTGTGGGGATGCTGGTGGTCTCCGAGGCGGCGATCGAGAAGGCGATCGCCATGTTGCTCGAGATCGAGAAGACGGTGGTCGAGGGCGCCGGCGCAGCGGCGCTCGCCGCAGTGATGGAGCACCCGAAGGCGTTCGCCGATCGCCAGGTGGGGCTCGTGCTGTGCGGCGGCAACATCGACCCTCGCACCCTGTCGCAGGTGACGCTCCGTGGCCTCGCGGTGCAGGGCCGGCTCAATCGGTTGCTGGTGGAGCTCGACGACACGCCGGGGCGTCTCGCACTGGTCTCGAAAGTGATCGCCGACGCGGCCGCGAACGTCGTCCAGGTCGACCACGACGGACTCGGCTCCACCGGCGCCCGCAGCACGATCCTCGAGGTCCGCATCGACACACTCGACCGCGACCACGCTCAGTCGGTTCTGCAAGCGCTGCTCGATGTGGGCATCAGCGCCACGCTGCTCGACTGGTAGCAGGGTGATGCTCCCGAGAGCGTCCCCGCGGGGACGTGGCCGTGAGGCCGACCTGCGTTCGGCTGTCAGGCCGTGACCTGCGTCAGCTCCGCCAACTCGGCGCGAGCGTCGTGGATCACGTCGCGGGCGGTGCGAAGAAAGAGCACCGCGATCGCGACGCCGACGATCACGTCGGGCCAGACGCTGTCGAGTTGCCAGACCGCCGCCGCGGCGGCGAGCACTGCCGCGTTGGCGATCAGGTCGTTGCGCGAGCACAGCCACGTCGAGGTCATGTTGATGTCGTCGGTGCGGTGCCGCCACAGGAGCGCGAAGGCCCACGTGTTGCCCGCGAGCGCGACGAGCCCCATGAGCGCCATCGCATCGGCTGCCGGTGGTGTGCCGTCGAGGGCACGCCAACCGGCCTGGCCCAGGACGACGAGACCGAACCCGAGCTGCACGACACCTTTGGAAAGCGCCGCCCGCGCTCGCCACCGGGTCCCGCGATGCAGCACCCAGAGGCTGAACGCATAGACGAACGCGTCGCCGAGCATGTCGAGCGAATCGGCGAGCAGCGCCGACGAGCGTGCCCACAAGCCGACGCCGAACTCGACGACGAAGAGCACGGCGTTGATCCCGAGGACCAGCCACAGCACGGTGCGCTGGCGGTCCCGCAGCGCGACGAGTGCGTCGTCGGCGGCATCGCAGCACCCAGCACTCATGGGTGTCAGTCTCTCACCGTCGGAGCCCTTCGACCACGTCGACCTTCGCTCAGGCCCGAGCGTCGGCGCGGGAATTTCCGGCCTGAACGGGCCGCCGCCGTTCGTGTCGGTCATGCTCCGGGGATGAAGACCGCCGCCATCGGACGCACGATCGCCGAGTCCACCCCGCACTGGCCGGAGCCTCCCCGCCCTCGAGACGGGGCACCGAACATCCTCATGGTGCTTTTCGACGATGTCGGGTTCTCCGACTTCGGTTGCTACGGCGGCGATGCCGCCACGCCGACGATCGACCGGCTGGCCGAGCGGGGTCTGCGCTACACGGGCTTTCACACGACGGCGATGTGCTCGACGACGCGAGCGGCGCTGCTCACCGGGCGAAACCACCACAGTGTGGGCATGGGTTGTCTCGCGAACTTCGACAGCGGCTTCCCGGGCTACCGGGGCAAGATCGCGAAGAGTGCGGGCACCATCGCCGAGATGCTGCGGGCCCATGGCTATCGCAACTACATGGCCGGAAAGTGGCACGTCACGCCGCTCTACGAGACCGGTCCGACCGGCCCCACCGACGGCTGGCCGCTGGCCCGCGGCTTCGACCGGTTCTACGGCTTTCTCGACGCCGAGACCGATCAGTACGCCCCCGAGCTGGTGCGCGACAACACCCACGTCTCGCCGCCCGGCACCTATGACGACGGCTATCACCTGACGGTCGACCTGGTCGACGAGGCGATCCGGATGATCGCCGAGCACGAGGCCGGCGCCCCCGACACGCCCTGGTTCACCTATGTCGCCCCTGGCGCCTGCCATGCGCCCCATCAGGTGCCGAAGGAGTTGATCGACCACTACGACGAACAGTTCGCCGAGGGCTGGGACGTTGCCCGCGACCGCCGCCTCACCCGGATGATCGACATGGGGATCGTGCCTGCGGGCACGGTCCTGCCGGATCGCAACCCGGGGGTGGCTGCGTGGGACGACCTGCCTGCGGACCAGCGTCGCGTGGCCCAGCGACTTCAGGCCGCCTACGCGGCGATGCTCGACCACACCGACCAGCAGTTGGCCCGCATCATCGACTTCCTCGATGCTTCGGGGAAGCTCGACGACACCCTCGTGCTGGTGCTCAGCGACAACGGCGCGTCGCAGGAGGGCGGTCCGCTCGGCTTCGTCAACGCGATGGGCCCCTACAACGGCATCCCCGAGCCGATCGCCACGAAGCTCGATCGGCTCGACGACATCGGCGGTCCCGACACGCACTCGAACTTCCCGTGGGGCTGGGCGATGGTCGCCAACACACCGTTGAAGCGCTACAAGCAGAACACCCACGGTGGTGGCGTGCGTGACCCGTTGGTCGTCTCGTGGCCGGCGGGGATCACGGGTGCCGGTGGCCTGCGCCACCAGTTCGCCCACGCCAGCGACCTCGTGCCCACGCTGCTCGAGCTGCTCGAGATCGAGCCACCGGCGAGCATCAACGGCGTGACCCAGCAGCCGATCGAGGGCACCAGCTTTCTCGCCACGCTGGATGATCCCGCAGCGGCCACGGGAAAGCACTCGCAGTACTTCGAGATGTTCAGCCATCGCGGTATCTGGATCGACGGCTGGAAGGCGGTCGCCTTTCACCAGCCGGGCACCCCGCTCGACGACGACGTGTGGGAGCTCTACGACCTCCGCAACGATTTCAACGAGGTCCTCGACCTCGCCGCCGAAGAGCCCGAACGGTTGGCGGCCATGATCGAGGAGTGGTGGGCCGAAGCGGATGCCCACCACGTTCTGCCGCTCGACGACCGTTTCGCCGAACGCTTCGCGCAGAACGCGGCGCGGGTCCATGGCGAGCGCACCCACTACGAGTTCTGGGCGGGGATGGGTCACCTGCCGTCTGACGTGGCCCCGGACCTGCGCAGTCGGAGCTACCGCATCGTCGCCGAGGTGGAGATCCCCGACGGCGGTGCCCAGGGGGTTCTCGTCGCCCACGGCGATGCCACGAGTGGGTACTCGCTCTACATCGAGGGCGGCCACCTCGTGCACGACCTCAACATCGGCGGATCGCACCAGGTCGTGCGCTCCGACGTGCCCGTCACCCCCGGTCGTCGCGATCTCGGCTTTCGGCTGAGCCGCGTCGACGAGGTGGCCACCGGCACGCTCGAGATCGACGGCGTCGACGTCGGATCGATGACGACCACCGACTTCTTCTTCCTGATGATCTCGTTCTCGGGACTCGACATCGGCCTCGACCGGTCGAGTCCGGTCGGCGACTATGCGTCACCCAACGTCTTCACCGGCACGCTGCGGCGGGTCGTCGTCGACATGGACGACGACCAGGATCTCGACCACGACGCAGCCGGCAGGATCGAACTCGCCCGCGAGTGACCCCCAGGGACAGGTGTCTGACACCGCAGGGACGGGTGTCTGACACCGCAGGGACGGGTCAGACGCCGTCGGCGACGCCGAGGAGGCGCTGGCGTTTGACGGCGCCCATGCCGCGCCAGGTCGACGTGATGCCGATCGTCCACGCGATGGCGCCGATGATGATCGTGGTCGTGGGCGTGCCGTAGATGGCGCCCGATGCCTGGGCGTAGGAGATGGCGATCAGCGGGAGCGTGATGAGGCCCGACGCCTGCTGCGCGGCCGCCGTCGACTTCACCCGACCGGACAGACGCAGCACGAGCGACAAGCCGATCAGGAGGAAGCCGGGGAGGACCCACAGCATCAGCAGCCACCACTGGGTGGTGGGGAAGAACCAGCCGCCGACCTCGGGGCCGACGATCAGGTTCACGATCAGCGAATAGGCGGTGAAGCCGACCATGGTCGTGAAGTAGCCGGGGAGCAGGCTGGCGAGCAGCTTGCCGAGATAGATCTCCTTCGTGCCGGCGGGGGAGTGGGCCAAGAACTCGCCGGTGCCGCGCTCGCGCTCGCCGACCAGGGTGGCGGCGCCGACCGCGGTCGAGATGGTGAGCGGCACGACGACGGCCATCGGGGCGAACAGGAACACGGCCAGCGCGTAGCTGGTGCGTCCCTGGGGTGTGTCGCCCTTGATCTGGTCCTGGGCCTTCTGGGGCAGGACCTCGAGCGTGTTGGCGATGTTCTGCACCGCCTCGACATCGCCGAGCGACGTGATGCTGAAGAGCAACACGAGCGGCACGATCACGAAGAAGATGCTGCCGAGGATGCCCATCGGCATCCAGAAGTCCTTGGCCAGGACCAGCTGCTTCACATCGGTCCGGGCGACGGTGAGGGTGCGGGACCAGTTCATGGTGGATCGGCTCATGACATGACCTCCTCGATCGTGGCTTCGCCGAGGTCGCGAGCGGAGCGCCGGACGGCGAAGTAGAGCTCCTCGAGGGTGGGCTCGTGGGGGTTCACCATGCGGATGCGATGGCCGGCCTTCACGAGCGCGTCCACGACGTCGGGGGTGACGTCGGGGTTCTCGAGAATGACCCGGGTGCCGTGCTTGCTCGGCTCCAGGCGGGTGACGCCGGCGAGGACGGTGAGGTCCTCGAGCGACGGTGTGCCCGGAAGATCCTCCACGGCGATCTCGACCGAGTCGTCGGGCCAGAACTGGTGGATCAGGTCGGCCGGCTTGCCCGAGACGAGATCGGTGCCGTTGTCGAGCACGACGACATGGTCGGCGAGGCCCTCGGCCTCGACGAGGTGGTGGGTGCACATGACGACGGTGTGGCCGTCGCTGGTCATGTCCCGGATGAGCTGGAGCACGGCTTGCGACGACTCGGGGTCGAGCCCCGACGTGGGTTCGTCGAACAGGAGGAGTTGCGGTTCGTGGAGCACCGAGCGGGCGAGCGCCAGCCGGGTCTTCATGCCGGTGGAGTAGCCGCCGACCTGGGCATCGAGCGCGTGTCCGATGCCGAAGCGGCCGGCGGCGGCGCGGATTCGGTCGTCGATGATGCGCTTGTCGACGCCGTGGAGTTCGGCTGCGTAGCGCAGGTTGTCGTTGCCGGTCAGCCGGTCGTAGAGCGCGGGCTTGGCCGACACCACTCCGCAGGCCATGCGGACGTCCTCGCCGTCGGCCTCGGGGTCGAGGCCGAGGGTTCGGACGGTGCCCCGTTCGGGCGACATCGCGCCGGTGACCACCCGGATCGCCGTGGTCTTGCCGGCGCCGTTGGGGCCGAGCAGCACGGTGATCTGCCCGTCGGGGGCGACGACGTCGAGATCGACGAGCGCAGGGACGTCGTTGAACGACTTGTGGATGCCGAGGAGGGAGACAGCGGGCGGGGCGGGGTGCGAACTCACCCTGGCCCTATCGGCACCTGTGGCGCGCGCTGTAGTCCAGGATCGGTGGTCCCGAATCGGCAGCGTGGGGGCGCTGGGTCAGCAGTCGCGCAACAAGGTGGCCTTGATGCCCGCACCCCACTCGTAGAGGGCCCGAACGGGCCACGGGTCGAAGTGGTCGGGTCCGGTGAGACGGATCTCGCCGTCCCAGCAGCGTTCGATCAGCCGGCGGGCCCGGGTGATCTGGTCGGTGCTGGCCACGACGACGACCGTCTCCCAGCCGCGTTCCGTTGCGAGGTCGCGCAGCATCCGGGCCTCACCGCGGGTGGTTCCGGGTTCGGGCTCCCGACATTCGAACGTCACCCCGTCGGCGAGGTTACGCGGCGCTCGACCGTTGCAGGGGCGGGCGGCCCACACCCCTTCGTCCTCCACGTAGACCGACGCGAAGACGACCTCGGAGGCGACGCCCTCCCGCACCAGGTCGACCGCGAACCCGACCCGGTCGCCGCCGCCCCCGAGCACGAAAATGGCGTCGGCGGTGCCGGGGTCGTCGGTCTGGGGATGGACGAACCACCGTTCGGTGAGCAGACCCCCGGTGACCAGCACCAATGCCGCGACGGACAGCACGATGCGGCGGCGGGTCGACACGTTCCCCAGGATGCCAGGAGATCCCGGGATAACTGACTAGGGTCGTACAGGTGTTCGTACTGGGAATCGATCCGGGGCTGTCCCGGTGTGGCTATGGCTGTGTGGAGAAGACCGGCCGCAAGCCGCGCGCTGTCGCAGCCGGGGTGATCCGCACCGACCCGCAGACCGAGCGGCCACTGCGGCTCGCCGAGATGCAGGCCGAGGTGCGGGCGCTCATACGCGAGTTCGAGCCCGACGCTCTCGCCATCGAGCGGGTGCTGTTCCAGCACAACGTGTCCACCGCGATGTCGGTCGGCATGGTCAGCGGCATCATCATGGCCGAGGCGGCCACCGCCGGGTGCGTGGTGATCGAGTACTCGCCCAACGAGATCAAGGAATCGGTGGCCGGTTGGGGCGGCGCCGACAAGCACGAGGTCGGGCGGATGGTGCAGACCCTGCTCGACCTGCCGGCCATGTTGGCCCCGGCCGACGCCGCCGATGCGGTTGCGGTGGCGCTCTGCCATCTCGCCCGCATTCCGGCGCGATCAACTGGAACCGCAGCAGGAGGACGTCGATGATCGGATCGCTCAGAGGCACACTGCTCGATCGAGGCCCCGATGCCGAACTCTTGATCGAGGTCGCCGGTGTGGGCCATCGGGTGCAGGTCACCCCGTCCACGGCGGTGATGATCGGCGAGATCGACCGTGAGGTGTTCGTCCACACGCACCATGCCGTTCGTGAGGACAGCGAGACCCTCTACGGCTTCGCCACCGTCGACGAGCGCCGCATCTTCGAGTCGCTCATCAGCGCTCACGGGGTCGGGCCCGCCCTCGGGTTGGCGATCCTGTCGGTTCACGGTCCCGACGCGCTGCGGGTCGCGGTGGCGAGCGACGATGTCGCCGCGCTGTGTCTCGTGCCGGGCGTGGGGAAGAAGACGGCGGCCCGACTCGTGATGGAGCTGAAGTCGAAGCTCGATGTGCCCGATGGTCCGGTCATCACGATCGATGCCGACGGGTCCTCGACCACCACCGGCGGGGTCCGGGCCGACCTGCGATCGGCGCTCGAGGGTCTGGGCTACGCGCCCGACGAGATCCACGGTGTCCTCTCCGACCTTCCGTCCGACGGCGACACCGGCGAGTTGCTGAAGGAAGCCCTCCGCCGACTCGCCTCGGGGGTCTGACGTGCGCGAAGAACTGCTCTCACCCACCGAGACCGCAGCCGACGACGAGATCATCGACGAGCCCGGTCTGCGCCCCCGCTCGCTCGCGGAGTTCGTGGGTCAGTCCGAGCTCAAGGGTCATCTCGGCGTCATGCTCGGGGCCGCGGCCAAGCGTCGGGATCCGGTCGACCATCTGTTGTTCGCCGGTCCGCCCGGGCTGGGCAAGACCACTCTGGCCAACATCATCGCGGCCGAGATGGGCACCCACCTCCAGGTCACCAGTGGGCCGGCCCTCGAGCGGGCCGGCGACCTGGCGTCGATCCTGTCCAAGCTCGAAGAGGGCGATGTGCTCTTCATCGACGAGATCCACCGGCTGCCCCGTCCGGTCGAGGAGGTCCTCTATCCGGCGATGGAGGACTTCCGGATCGACATCGTGCTGGGCAAGGGCCCGGCCGCTCGTTCGATCCCGCTCGACCTCGCCAAGTTCACGCTGGTCGGGGCCACCACCCGCACAGGGCTCATCACTGGCCCCCTGCGAGACCGGTTCGGCCTCGTCGCCCGGCTCGAGTACTACGACGTCGACGACCTCCAGTCGATCGTCGCCCGGGCCGCCACGATTCTCGATGTCGACATCGACGCCGATGGCGCGTGGGAGATCGCCCGCCGTTCGCGGGGCACACCACGCATCGCCAACCGGCTGCTCCGCCAGGTCCGCGACTACGCCGAGGTGGAACGCAACGGCCACATCGACGCCGAAGTGGCGGCCGACGGCCTCAAGTTCTTCGGCGTCGACGTGCTCGGTCTCGACAAGGCCAGCCGGGCCGTGCTCGATTCCGTCTGTCGCCGTTTCGGTGGCGGTCCGGTGGGTCTGTCGACGCTGGCCATCAGCGTGAGCGAACCCACC
Encoded proteins:
- the pdxT gene encoding pyridoxal 5'-phosphate synthase glutaminase subunit PdxT — encoded protein: MLALQGAFAAHAAILRSLGANTVEVRTGEQLSAVDALVVPGGESTTMSMLLERSGMLEPLAARVSDGLPTFGTCAGMILMAAEISDGRPDQHALGAVDIAVARNGYGRQIDSFESDLDVTGLDAPFHAVFIRAPRVQRAGTDVEVLAAVDGDPVLCRQGNVLVSAFHPELSGDDRIHRQWLADASA
- a CDS encoding YebC/PmpR family DNA-binding transcriptional regulator; protein product: MSGHSKWATIKHKKGAADAKRGKLFAKLIKQVEVAARTGGGDLESNPTLRTMFQKARDNSVPLDTIERAVKRGTGELEGVNYETITYEGYAPGGVALLIECLTDNRNRTSGDIRSTLSKNGGSLAEPGAVAWQFERKGVVLVPSSVAEDDLMLVALDAGADDIVDEGEMWRVTSPPTDLNTVRDALDEAGVPVESADLVMLPTSTVEMTEVGDVKKLINLMDLLDDLDDVQDVHGNMDAPDDVMEAAQLD
- a CDS encoding threonine ammonia-lyase — encoded protein: MSSLGRVVSYADLESARDRIAGAVEYTPLTHSLTLSEICGVDVWLKFENLQYTGSFKGRGARNRLLDVEPGRGVIAMSAGNHAQGVAHHGALLGLETTIVMPANTPFVKVARTRDLGATVELAGADVMESAARARELAVERDLEFIHPFDDPAVIAGAGTVGLEMLEQNPGLDVLVAAVGGGGLASGLAVAASAHDRPVEVVGVQSHRYPHMADALAGRPSTAMAGSTVADGIAVSEPGALTQAILAAHGVGMLVVSEAAIEKAIAMLLEIEKTVVEGAGAAALAAVMEHPKAFADRQVGLVLCGGNIDPRTLSQVTLRGLAVQGRLNRLLVELDDTPGRLALVSKVIADAAANVVQVDHDGLGSTGARSTILEVRIDTLDRDHAQSVLQALLDVGISATLLDW
- a CDS encoding cation transporter; the encoded protein is MSAGCCDAADDALVALRDRQRTVLWLVLGINAVLFVVEFGVGLWARSSALLADSLDMLGDAFVYAFSLWVLHRGTRWRARAALSKGVVQLGFGLVVLGQAGWRALDGTPPAADAMALMGLVALAGNTWAFALLWRHRTDDINMTSTWLCSRNDLIANAAVLAAAAAVWQLDSVWPDVIVGVAIAVLFLRTARDVIHDARAELAELTQVTA
- a CDS encoding arylsulfatase, which encodes MKTAAIGRTIAESTPHWPEPPRPRDGAPNILMVLFDDVGFSDFGCYGGDAATPTIDRLAERGLRYTGFHTTAMCSTTRAALLTGRNHHSVGMGCLANFDSGFPGYRGKIAKSAGTIAEMLRAHGYRNYMAGKWHVTPLYETGPTGPTDGWPLARGFDRFYGFLDAETDQYAPELVRDNTHVSPPGTYDDGYHLTVDLVDEAIRMIAEHEAGAPDTPWFTYVAPGACHAPHQVPKELIDHYDEQFAEGWDVARDRRLTRMIDMGIVPAGTVLPDRNPGVAAWDDLPADQRRVAQRLQAAYAAMLDHTDQQLARIIDFLDASGKLDDTLVLVLSDNGASQEGGPLGFVNAMGPYNGIPEPIATKLDRLDDIGGPDTHSNFPWGWAMVANTPLKRYKQNTHGGGVRDPLVVSWPAGITGAGGLRHQFAHASDLVPTLLELLEIEPPASINGVTQQPIEGTSFLATLDDPAAATGKHSQYFEMFSHRGIWIDGWKAVAFHQPGTPLDDDVWELYDLRNDFNEVLDLAAEEPERLAAMIEEWWAEADAHHVLPLDDRFAERFAQNAARVHGERTHYEFWAGMGHLPSDVAPDLRSRSYRIVAEVEIPDGGAQGVLVAHGDATSGYSLYIEGGHLVHDLNIGGSHQVVRSDVPVTPGRRDLGFRLSRVDEVATGTLEIDGVDVGSMTTTDFFFLMISFSGLDIGLDRSSPVGDYASPNVFTGTLRRVVVDMDDDQDLDHDAAGRIELARE
- a CDS encoding ABC transporter permease subunit; this translates as MSRSTMNWSRTLTVARTDVKQLVLAKDFWMPMGILGSIFFVIVPLVLLFSITSLGDVEAVQNIANTLEVLPQKAQDQIKGDTPQGRTSYALAVFLFAPMAVVVPLTISTAVGAATLVGERERGTGEFLAHSPAGTKEIYLGKLLASLLPGYFTTMVGFTAYSLIVNLIVGPEVGGWFFPTTQWWLLMLWVLPGFLLIGLSLVLRLSGRVKSTAAAQQASGLITLPLIAISYAQASGAIYGTPTTTIIIGAIAWTIGITSTWRGMGAVKRQRLLGVADGV
- a CDS encoding ABC transporter ATP-binding protein, translated to MSSHPAPPAVSLLGIHKSFNDVPALVDLDVVAPDGQITVLLGPNGAGKTTAIRVVTGAMSPERGTVRTLGLDPEADGEDVRMACGVVSAKPALYDRLTGNDNLRYAAELHGVDKRIIDDRIRAAAGRFGIGHALDAQVGGYSTGMKTRLALARSVLHEPQLLLFDEPTSGLDPESSQAVLQLIRDMTSDGHTVVMCTHHLVEAEGLADHVVVLDNGTDLVSGKPADLIHQFWPDDSVEIAVEDLPGTPSLEDLTVLAGVTRLEPSKHGTRVILENPDVTPDVVDALVKAGHRIRMVNPHEPTLEELYFAVRRSARDLGEATIEEVMS
- a CDS encoding ElyC/SanA/YdcF family protein, translated to MSTRRRIVLSVAALVLVTGGLLTERWFVHPQTDDPGTADAIFVLGGGGDRVGFAVDLVREGVASEVVFASVYVEDEGVWAARPCNGRAPRNLADGVTFECREPEPGTTRGEARMLRDLATERGWETVVVVASTDQITRARRLIERCWDGEIRLTGPDHFDPWPVRALYEWGAGIKATLLRDC
- the ruvC gene encoding crossover junction endodeoxyribonuclease RuvC gives rise to the protein MFVLGIDPGLSRCGYGCVEKTGRKPRAVAAGVIRTDPQTERPLRLAEMQAEVRALIREFEPDALAIERVLFQHNVSTAMSVGMVSGIIMAEAATAGCVVIEYSPNEIKESVAGWGGADKHEVGRMVQTLLDLPAMLAPADAADAVAVALCHLARIPARSTGTAAGGRR
- the ruvA gene encoding Holliday junction branch migration protein RuvA codes for the protein MIGSLRGTLLDRGPDAELLIEVAGVGHRVQVTPSTAVMIGEIDREVFVHTHHAVREDSETLYGFATVDERRIFESLISAHGVGPALGLAILSVHGPDALRVAVASDDVAALCLVPGVGKKTAARLVMELKSKLDVPDGPVITIDADGSSTTTGGVRADLRSALEGLGYAPDEIHGVLSDLPSDGDTGELLKEALRRLASGV
- the ruvB gene encoding Holliday junction branch migration DNA helicase RuvB, with the translated sequence MREELLSPTETAADDEIIDEPGLRPRSLAEFVGQSELKGHLGVMLGAAAKRRDPVDHLLFAGPPGLGKTTLANIIAAEMGTHLQVTSGPALERAGDLASILSKLEEGDVLFIDEIHRLPRPVEEVLYPAMEDFRIDIVLGKGPAARSIPLDLAKFTLVGATTRTGLITGPLRDRFGLVARLEYYDVDDLQSIVARAATILDVDIDADGAWEIARRSRGTPRIANRLLRQVRDYAEVERNGHIDAEVAADGLKFFGVDVLGLDKASRAVLDSVCRRFGGGPVGLSTLAISVSEPTETVEDVYEPYLIQQGLLMRTPRGRVATPAAYEHLGMTPPPAGAPTAPGLFDNDD